The Martelella sp. AD-3 genome includes a region encoding these proteins:
- a CDS encoding pyridoxamine 5'-phosphate oxidase family protein, whose product MKTVTTVAELRALYGEPGQAARAKVAPALTLAYRRWIEASPFLALATAGPEGLDCSPRGDDGAVVRIADEKTVLLPDWRGNNRTDSLANIVRDPRVALLFMVPGSNNTLRINGRAVVAVEPALLESFETEGRHPRSVIVVTIAEVYFQCARALIRSALWSSERLVDPKSLPSAGEMTKDASEMAFDAEAYDREWPERAAKSMW is encoded by the coding sequence ATGAAGACCGTTACGACCGTTGCGGAATTGCGGGCGCTCTACGGAGAACCCGGGCAGGCTGCACGCGCCAAGGTGGCGCCGGCGCTGACGCTGGCCTACAGGCGCTGGATCGAAGCATCGCCCTTCCTGGCGCTGGCGACGGCGGGACCGGAAGGACTCGATTGCTCGCCGCGCGGCGATGATGGCGCGGTGGTCCGCATCGCGGATGAGAAGACGGTGCTTTTGCCTGACTGGCGCGGCAACAACCGGACCGACTCGCTTGCCAATATCGTGCGCGATCCGCGCGTTGCCCTGCTGTTCATGGTGCCCGGCTCAAACAACACGCTGCGGATCAACGGTCGGGCGGTGGTCGCCGTCGAACCGGCGCTTCTCGAAAGCTTTGAAACGGAAGGCAGGCATCCCCGCAGCGTAATCGTGGTGACGATCGCCGAAGTCTATTTCCAGTGCGCCCGCGCGCTGATCCGTTCGGCATTGTGGAGTTCCGAGCGTCTCGTCGATCCCAAGTCCCTGCCGAGCGCCGGCGAGATGACGAAGGATGCAAGCGAGATGGCCTTCGACGCTGAGGCCTATGACCGGGAATGGCCGGAGCGCGCCGCCAAGAGCATGTGGTGA
- a CDS encoding IS481 family transposase, whose translation MNIHKNARLTPLRREEMAVAVLSGALTKAQAALVYAVSHKIVSRWVERFRKGGRAAMADRSSRPRSSPRQTDAILCERIAALRRQRLTGRHIAMETGVSPATVSRVLKRVGLSRMKDIAPAEPVVRYEYDEPGGLIHLDIKRLGRFNRVGHRITGDRTGQSNSRGIGWEYVHVCIDDASRIAFTDILPNEKAESAVAFLKAAVAYYQSLGITVKRVMTDNGSCYIAGDFAKACKALHLKHIRTKPYTPKTNGKAERFIQTALREWAYARAYPSSEHRKRHLPNWNHMYNWHRPHGGIKSKTPISRLGMNRDNLLRLHS comes from the coding sequence ATGAACATTCACAAGAATGCCCGACTGACCCCGCTGCGTCGAGAGGAGATGGCTGTTGCCGTTCTGTCTGGCGCGCTCACGAAAGCGCAGGCGGCTTTAGTCTATGCCGTTTCCCACAAGATCGTGTCTCGTTGGGTCGAGCGCTTCAGAAAGGGTGGACGCGCTGCAATGGCTGACCGGTCGTCGCGGCCCAGAAGCAGTCCCCGGCAGACCGATGCCATCTTGTGCGAGCGCATTGCCGCCCTTCGTCGTCAGCGCCTGACCGGCAGGCACATCGCCATGGAGACAGGCGTGTCACCGGCCACCGTCAGCCGCGTTCTCAAGCGGGTCGGTTTGTCCCGGATGAAGGACATTGCTCCAGCCGAACCGGTCGTGCGTTACGAATATGACGAGCCGGGCGGCCTGATCCATCTCGACATCAAGCGCCTTGGCCGCTTTAATCGCGTCGGCCACCGCATCACAGGCGACAGGACCGGCCAGAGCAATTCACGCGGCATCGGCTGGGAATATGTGCATGTGTGTATCGACGATGCATCCCGGATCGCATTCACTGACATCTTGCCCAACGAGAAGGCTGAAAGCGCCGTCGCATTTCTCAAGGCGGCAGTCGCCTATTATCAAAGCCTCGGCATCACGGTGAAGCGGGTCATGACCGACAATGGCTCGTGCTACATTGCCGGGGATTTCGCGAAAGCCTGCAAGGCGCTCCATCTGAAACATATTCGTACCAAACCTTACACGCCAAAGACAAACGGCAAGGCCGAGCGCTTCATCCAGACAGCATTGCGCGAATGGGCCTATGCGCGCGCCTATCCATCCTCAGAGCACCGAAAACGGCATCTGCCGAACTGGAACCACATGTACAATTGGCACCGTCCGCATGGCGGCATAAAGTCAAAAACACCGATCAGTCGACTCGGCATGAACCGAGACAACCTCTTGAGGCTCCACAGCTAG
- a CDS encoding gamma-butyrobetaine hydroxylase-like domain-containing protein, with amino-acid sequence MTATPTEIRVSRDRKTLTVSFEDGARFALAAEMLRVLSPSAEVKGHGPGQAVTVPGKRNVEIMTVAPAGNYAIRIGFDDMHDSGIYTWTYLRELGEDGARMFADYEAELAKKGMTRDRAERPR; translated from the coding sequence ATGACCGCGACCCCCACCGAAATCCGCGTCTCGCGGGACCGCAAGACGCTGACGGTCTCCTTCGAGGACGGCGCGCGTTTTGCGCTTGCCGCCGAAATGCTGCGCGTGCTCTCGCCCTCGGCCGAGGTCAAGGGGCACGGCCCCGGACAGGCGGTGACGGTGCCCGGCAAGCGCAATGTGGAGATCATGACGGTCGCGCCCGCCGGCAATTACGCCATCCGCATCGGCTTCGACGACATGCATGACAGCGGCATCTATACCTGGACCTATCTGAGGGAACTCGGCGAGGACGGCGCGCGGATGTTTGCCGACTACGAGGCGGAACTTGCGAAAAAGGGCATGACCCGCGACAGGGCGGAAAGGCCGCGCTAG